The genomic interval TATCTTACTGTCCGGGGTCGGTACTCATTTCTGGTTCAATCCCGGCAACCGGGATACCGCCAAAGCCTATTCTGACTACATCGGGGAGACCGAAATCACGATTCGCAATACCTCCTGGTCAAGGCAGCGCGGCGACGACCGGGGGCGCAACCGCACGATATCCGAGCAGACCCGCACCCGGCCTCTGATTCTAGCCGACGATATCACCCGCTTTGATGTTGGGGAATGTATCGTGATCAATCCGGCTTACCGCAATCAAAAGCAAGCCAACTTGCCCCAACACGTCAATCAGATTCGCATTTCTGAGGCCGATCAAACCCTGGAAAAGCACTGCGAACAGCTCTGGCAAGAAAAGATCAGGCCGCAGCTCATTCAACGCGAACAGCGACGACGACCCGACCTCGACATTGAGGCCCAGCTCCAGCTTCGCATCGACGAAGCCGAGCGGCGATTACCCCTGCCTCCCGACAAGGCAGAAGACTCCGGTGGAACACCCCCGGCTCTCGCCAATCACAAACAGACTCCCGCTGCGGTGGGACGCTTTATCCCTGACCTATAACTGAAAGCACAACTCGAACAACTCGAACAAGCTTGGGCGTTACAACGTCAACTGGACAATAACGATTGTGGAGTATGCACTCAAAGACTCCGACAAACCTCTTGGGGTTGCGACCTACAGGCTTGTCTCCACATTGCCACAAGAGCTGCAGGAACAATTACCGAGTCCAGAAGACATCAGCAAGATCCTGGAAACTTTGTGAGGTCTGTTTTCAGGAGAGGATCCACTGCTGAAGTAAGTGGGAGCTGAATAGAGTGGGAGTGTGCCAGTTGGTGCAAATGACTGGCCTAGAAATGGACTGCTGAAGATCCTTAAAGGTGTGTGCCAGTTGTCCGAAACCCTTGAATTCTCGTTGAATGCCGATCAGAGGGTGAAAACAGGTGCGATCGCCTACGTCATCTGGGATTGACACCCTCACCCGTGGAGTGAATAGTTGCGGCGTTGCAAACACTCAACCCTTAACGACCAAAATTTTTCCAACTATATACAGAGCCAAGATCCGCGACGATGTCGATGACTAATAAAACAACCATTTTTCCGTGGTGTTCTTTTAAAACTCCGTAAAATTACAAGTACTTGTTGTTTAACAAAGAGTTCAGCGACATCTGTATAGTCTCTCGCATCAGTAAAACTTGATACCATTACGAGATTTATGTTGATCTATGGATGGTATTAACTTTGCTGGGGATTTCAGTCAAGCTGCTTTTATTAACTAAAAGTATGGAAGAGTCCAGAGCTGTTTCTCTCCTCCGGGAACTGTTAGATGCCACAAGCTTGAGTGACTTGCAGGAAGATATTTTTCGTCGTTCGTGGCGGGGACTTTCTTACTCTCAAATATCTGTCGAGCTTGGATACGATACCGGTTATGTCAGGGTTGTTGGATTTCAGCTTTGGCAAGCACTTTCTGGCGTTTTAGGGCAACCTGTTACCAAGAAAAACCTGCGCTCTAGTTTTGAGCAGTATGGTCAACAGCTTGCCGCACCATCGCCAAGATCAAGTGCAGCGATAACGCCAACTGACGTCGCAGCCGCCTGCCCTCAAGATTGGGGCGATCGCCCTGACCTGACTAGCCTCTACGGTCGCGAGTCTGAGCTAGCCCTATTGCGAGACTGGATTCGGCGCGATCGCTGTCGGCTCATTGGGATTTTTGGCATCGGCGGCATTGGCAAAACGGTGATTGCGGCTCACTGTGCCCAGCAGCTTCAGGATGAGTTTCAGTATGTGTTTTGGCGATCGCTGCGCAATGCGCCTCCCCCGGATCAATTTTTGGTAGAGGCTATTCAGTTTTTATCCGATCAGCAAGAAATTGCCCAAAACCTGCCGCTAGACGTGGCCGATCGCATTGACCACTTGCTGGGATATCTCAAACGGCAACGGTGCTTGGTCATCCTCGATAATGCGGAGGCGATCTTACAGAGCGGCGCATATACGGGGCGCTATCGGCCTGGTTATGAAACCTACGGCAGCCTACTGCAGCAAATGGGAGAAGAACACCATCAAAGTTGTGTGTTGCTCACCAGCCGGGAAAAGAGCCGCGAGTTCGTACGGCTGGCGGGTGACCAGTTACCCGTGCGAGCACTGCAATTAGGTGGTCTGGCTGCCGCCGAAGGACAGGCAGTGATGGAGCAAGCCGGGACGTTTGCGGCGACCCCTGCGGTGTGGCAACAGCTAGTGGATTTCTACGTGGGCAATCCCCTGGCGTTACGGATTGCGGGGGCGGCGATTCAAGAACTCTTTGCCGGTGAAGTGGCGCGCTTTTTGGACTATTCGGTGTATGTCTTTGACGACATTAATGATTTGCTGGACGAGCAGTTCAGCCGACTGTCAGCGTTGGAGCAGCAGGTCATGTATTGGCT from Leptolyngbya sp. SIO1E4 carries:
- a CDS encoding DUF1016 family protein, with translation MTIVEYALKDSDKPLGVATYRLVSTLPQELQEQLPSPEDISKILETL